One genomic window of Osmia bicornis bicornis chromosome 5, iOsmBic2.1, whole genome shotgun sequence includes the following:
- the LOC114872322 gene encoding glycine-rich cell wall structural protein-like, which translates to MTILVLHELVRCLIFATTFTATLATFGKEHVHIRIHVPEIVQHEEKKIIKYEDHGGHDHGGVTSPGGGGGGGHGGGFGGGHGGGGGFGGGFGGHGGGGFGGGFGGHGGGGHGGGGGDHAIIITSPGGGGGGGGHGGGFGGGHGGGFGGGGHGGGGGYGGGGGGGFDDHHGGGGFGGGGGFDDHHGGGGFGGGGGGGGSFDDHHGGGGFGGGGGYGGGGGFDDHHGGGGFGGGGGGGFGDHHGGGGFGGGGGGGFDDHHGGGGFGGGGGGGFDDHHGGGGFGGGGGGGFGDHHGGGGYGGGGGGGGGGFGDHHGGGGGGYGGGGGGGFDHHSISNSISSGFGSSGHGGGGGGGGGYSSGGGYDSYSSGGGGLGGGHGGGHGGGHGGGFSGYHKKK; encoded by the exons GTAAGGTGTCTGATCTTCGCCACAACCTTCACCGCCACGTTGGCTACTTTCGGAAAAGAACA TGTGCATATAAGGATTCACGTACCCGAGATAGTCCAGcacgaagaaaagaaaatcatcaAATACGAAGATCATGGGGGACATGATCACggaggag TTACTTCACctggaggaggaggaggaggaggtcACGGGGGTGGTTTTGGAGGCGGACACGGGGGAGGAGGTGGGTTCGGCGGTGGTTTCGGTGGACACGGAGGAGGTGGATTTGGAGGTGGTTTCGGTGGACACGGAGGCGGTGGACACGGAGGAGGTGGTGGAGATCACGCGATAATAATCACTTCACctggaggaggaggaggaggaggaggtcACGGGGGTGGTTTTGGAGGCGGACACGGCGGAGGTTTTGGGGGTGGTGGCCATGGAGGTGGTGGAGGATACGgag GTGGAGGTGGAGGTGGTTTCGACGACCACCACGGTGGAGGCGGTTTTGGAGGCGGTGGTGGTTTCGACGACCATCATGGTGGTGGAGGTTtcggaggaggaggaggtggtggtggtagTTTCGATGACCATCACGGTGGCGGAGGATTcggaggaggaggtggatATGGGGGTGGCGGTGGTTTCGACGACCATCACGGCGGTGGAGGTTTCGGAGGaggcggtggtggtggttttGGCGATCatcacggcgggggaggctttGGAGGaggcggtggtggtggtttCGACGACCATCACGGTGGTGGAGGCTTCGGAGGAGGCGGGGGTGGTGGTTTCGACGACCATCACGGTGGGGGAGGCTTTGGAGGAGGAGGCGGCGGTGGTTTTGGTGATCACCACGGTGGAGGAGGCtatggaggaggaggaggaggaggaggtggtggTTTTGGTGACCATCAtggtggaggaggaggtggatATGGAGGTGGTGGCGGCGGTGGATTTGATCACCATTCCATCAGTAATAGTATATCTTCTGGCTTTGGTAGCAG tggccatggaggaggaggagggggaGGAGGTGGATACAGTTCTGGCGGTGGCTACGACTCGTATTCAAGTGGAGGCGGCGGTCTCGGCGGCGGTCATGGTGGCGGTCATGGTGGCGGTCACGGTGGTGGTTTCTCAGGATACCacaagaaaaagtaa
- the LOC114872314 gene encoding uncharacterized protein LOC114872314, which translates to MRSQTIALIVFGILTVALSSPVPGYHGSYHHVKVHVPYHVHTVHHHHVKKVPVHVVEKVPVPVPIPIHHVKKVAVPVPVHHVEKVHVPVPIVEKVHVPVPVHEEKQWW; encoded by the exons ATGCGCTCCCAGACCATCGCT CTAATCGTGTTTGGAATATTGACCGTGGCACTGTCTTCTCCGGTACCAGGCTACCATGG TTCGTACCACCACGTCAAGGTGCACGTGCCTTATCATGTGCACACGGTGCATCATCATCACGTGAAGAAGGTACCTGTGCACGTGGTCGAAAAGGTGCCCGTTCCTGTTCCAATTCCCATCCATCACGTGAAGAAGGTGGCTGTCCCGGTACCGGTGCACCACGTTGAAAAAGTCCACGTACCTGTCCCGATCGTCGAAAAGGTCCATGTGCCTGTACCCGTTCACGAGGAGAAACAATGGTGGTGA
- the LOC114872315 gene encoding signal peptidase complex subunit 1-like: MSAWVQYIKSIPTYMDYDGQARAERLSRIIIILFGVVGLIWGYVIQQFSQTIYILGAGFVLAVIITVPPWPMYRRKPLEWQKPQSEVTVKQKKKK, translated from the exons ATGAGTGCCTGGGTACAATACATTAAATCCATTCCAACGTATATG GACTATGATGGTCAAGCTAGAGCAGAAAGATTATCAAGAATCATCATAATATTATTTGGA GTTGTTGGATTAATATGGGGATATGTTATCCAACAATTTTCCCAAACAATTTACATACTTGGCGCTGGATTTGTACTGGCTGTTATAATTACAGTACCGCCGTGGCCTATGTATCGCCGTAAACCTTTGGAATGGCAAAAGCCACAGTCTGAAGTTACAGTtaaacagaagaaaaagaaatag
- the LOC114872316 gene encoding signal peptidase complex subunit 1-like, translating into MNLLIQYIKSIPTHMDYDGQARAEKFSRIIVTLFGIVGLIWGYVIQQFSQTIYILGAGLLMSILITVPAWPMYRRKPLDWQKPQLTNAAKLKKKK; encoded by the exons ATGAATCTGTTGATACAGTATATCAAATCTATTCCGACGCATATG gATTACGATGGCCAGGCTCGAGCAGAAAAATTCTCAAGGATTATTGTAACACTTTTTGGg ATAGTTGGATTAATATGGGGATATGTAATCCAGCAGTTTTCACAGACAATTTATATACTTGGAGCTGGATTGTTAATGTCAATCCTGATCACAGTACCAGCATGGCCCATGTATCGCCGTAAGCCTTTAGACTGGCAAAAGCCTCAACTTACAAATGCAGctaagttaaaaaaaaagaagtag